A genomic segment from Aegilops tauschii subsp. strangulata cultivar AL8/78 chromosome 1, Aet v6.0, whole genome shotgun sequence encodes:
- the LOC109768980 gene encoding uncharacterized protein: MRRPFPSRTPPPTLRRHATAARAPPPPPRRHASVPPPLDMCCRLFPESLMPPIDVLTTTRQENPAPPAMAEEEGTQQLPFVRETVLKKRKDNEEWATKNRERKAAKMQHRRHDAKCAIKHPEVFVKEFRNKELDFLRMRTRLKILARLQLKKVLTGVFLKATEANLKRLATVGPFVTYGRFPNLKNVKELIYKKGRGYFDKEPFPLTSNDLIEKRQEEEKTAINTHVLNKNVVLASLLRQLFSGASEGVMTISAVSTPDAGQMCCAGQQGFGICCFSMCGLIPLNLIAQASMILRSLFAICFL; this comes from the exons ATGCGCCGGCCCTTCCCGTCCCGAACCCCGCCTCCTACGCTGCGCCGCCACGCAACCGCAGCCCGAGCCCCGCCTCCGCCACCGCGCCGCCATGCATCCGTTCCTCCTCCGTTGGATATGTGTTGCCGCCTTTTCCCTGAATCCTTGATGCCACCAATCGACGTGTTGACAACCACGCGCCAGGAGAACCCAGCGCCGCCGGCCATGGCGGAGGAGGAGGGGACACAGCAGCTTCCGTTCGTGCGGGAGACGGTCCTCAAGAAGAGGAAGGACAACGAGGAGTGGGCCACCAAGAACCGGGAGCGCAAGGCGGCCAAGATGCAGCACCGCCGCCACGACGCCAAGTGCGCCATCAAGCACCCCGAGGTCTTCGTCAAGGAGTTCCGCAACAAGGAGCTCGACTTCCTGCGGATGCGGACGCGCCTCAAG ATCTTGGCAAGGCTGCAGCTGAAAAAGGTCCTCACCGGTGTCTTCCTCAAGGCCACCGAGGCAAACCTCAAGAGGCTTGCTACTGTTGGACCGTTCGTCACCTATGG TAGGTTCCCCAATTTGAAGAATGTGAAGGAGCTTATTTACAAGAAGGGTCGCGGATATTTCGACAAGGAGCCTTTCCCCCTTACCAGCAATGATCTAATCGAGAAG AGGCAGGAGGAAGAAAAGACAGCAATCAACACACACGTTCTGAACAAAAATGTTGTTTTGGCTTCCTTACTACGGCAAT TGTTTTCAGGTGCATCGGAAGGTGTTATGACAATCTCCGCTGTTTCTACACCGGACGCCG GGCAAATGTGTTGTGCTGGGCAGCAAGGATTTGGGATCTGTTGCTTCTCGATGTGCGGCCTCATACCATTGAACTTGATTGCTCAGGCCTCTATGATACTACGATCTCTGTTTGCAATTTGCTTCTTGTAA